CCTCGGGCACGGAGAGAAGGTGGACGTCGCGGCCGAGGCGCCGCCGCTGCGGTTCGGCTCCGACGAGATCGGCCAGGTGGGACGCGCCTTCAACGCCGTCCAGGAGACCGCGATCCGCACCGCCGTCGAGCAGGCCGAGCTGCGCCGCGGCATCCGGGACGTCCTGCTCAGCCTGGCCCGCCGCACCCAGACGCTGGTGCACCGGCAGCTCACCATGCTCGACACGATGGAGCGCCGCCGCGACATCGAGACCAAGGAGCTGGAGGAGCTGTTCCGGCTCGACCACCTCGCGACCCGCATGCGGCGCAACGCCGAGAACCTGATCGTGCTCTCCGGCGCGCTGCCCGCCCGCGGCTGGCGCAACTCCGTCCCGATGGTGGACGTCGTGCGCGCCGCGGTCGGCGAGGTCGAGGACTACACCCGCGTCACCGTCCTGCCGTTCGGCCCGGTCGAGCTGGCCGGACGCGCGGTCGGCGACGTCACCCACCTGCTCGCCGAGCTGATCGAGAACGCCGTGTCCTTCTCCCCGCCCGACACCGTCGTGCAGGTCGGCGGCCACCTCGTCGCCAGCGGCTTCGCCATCGACATCGAGGACCGCGGCCTCGGCATGACCGACGAGAAGCTCGCCGAGATCAACGCGCGGATCGCCGACCCGCCGGACTTCAACCTGCAGAGCTCCGTCCAGCTCGGCCTGTTCGTGGTCAGCAAGCTGGCGGAACGCTACAACGTGCAGGTCTCGCTGAAGAGGTCCGCGTACGGCGGCACCACCGCCGTGGTCGTCATCCCCCGGGATCTGATCACCGAGCAGCCGCCGGAGCAGCCGAAGGCCGCCACCACCCGCAACGGCCTCGAGGTCCGCCGGCCGGTCGCCGCGGGGGCACGGCAGGGCGCCGCGAGCGGCCCGGCCGACGCCCGGACCTCCGGGGCGACGGCGACGCTCTCCCCGTCGTCCACCGGCCCGCAGCCGTCGGGGCCCGCGCTCGTGGCGGTGCCGCCGCCCGAGCCGGAGGGACCGGAGGACTCCGCGCCGAACGGCCGCGCCGCGGACGGAGGCGCCCCCGCCCAGCGGACCCCCGCGCAGGTCGACGCCGCCGCGGAGGGGAACCGCCGCCCCGAGGACGCCGCCTCCCAGGACGGAGGCGCTCCCCCCACCACCCAGCCGGAGGATCAGCCACCAGTGCCCGAAATGTCCACCACACCGTCCGGCCTGCCCGTCCGGGTGCCGCAGGCGAACCTGGTCGAGCCCCTGCGGTCGGACGAACCGTCCGCGGCCGAGGAGCCGGAGGAGCCCGAGGTCCCCGGCCGCTCCCCCGAGGAGATCCAACGGATCATGGGCTCCTACCAGCGGGGCACCCGGCAGGGTCGCTCTGACGCGGCCCGAGCGGAACGGCAGGGCGGACGTCCCGGCGTCAACGCAGCGGAAGGCGAGGAAGATCAGTGACGCAGAAGACCGGTTCGAGTTCGGATCTGGGCTGGCTGCTGGACGATCTGGTCCATCGGCTGCCGCACACCCGCAGCGCCGTCGTGCTGTCGGCGGACGGCCTGCTGATGGCGTCGTCGGAGGGCGTGACCCAGGACGACGGTGAGCACCTCGCCGCCGTCGCCGCGGGCATCCAGAGCCTCGCCAAGGGCGCGGGCGTACGCTTCGGCGGCGGTCCCGTCCGGCAGACGATCATCGAGATGCAGTCGGCGTTCCTGCTGGTGTCGGTGGCCGGCAAGGGCGCCTGCCTCGCCGTGCTCGCCGACGAGGACGCCGACGTGGGCCTCATCGCCTACGAGATGGCGATGCTGGTCACGGCCATGGGTCACCACCTCACCTCTCCCTCGCGGTCGGAGTCGGCCGCGGAGGGAGGAGCGCAGTGATCCCGCCGGAGGAACCGCAGGACCAGTGGCCGGACGATCCGCTCGTGCCCGAGTCGGCGCAGGAGCGGCTGCTCGACGAGCAGGCCGGCCCGATGGTCCGCCCCTACGTGATGACCAGCGGCCGCATCGAGCCGACCCGAGGCGAGTTCGACCTCATCACGCTGGTGGTCGCCGTCGGGCCGGAGCCGGAGGGCGCGATCGGGCTCGGTCCCGAGCACCTGGCCATCATCCGCCTGTGCCAGTCGGTGATGTCCGTGGCCGAGATCACCGGCCATCTCGACCTTCCCGTCGCGACCGTGCGGGTGCTGCTCGGCGACCTGCTCGACAAGGGTTTCGTCACGCTGCAGGAACCCGAACCCGAAGCGGACATGCACGACATCAGGCTCTACAAGGCGGTGATCGATGGTCTCCGGGCCCTCTAGCGCCGGGGGCGGGCGGCGCGGCACACGCGCCCGCAGGCTCCCCACGGCGGTCAAGATCGTCATCGCGGGCGGTTTCGGCGTCGGCAAGACCACGATGGTGGGGACGGTCTCCGAGACGCGGCCGCTGCGCACCGAGGAGATGCTCACCGACAAGAGCGTCGGCGTCGACGACATCTCCGGGGTGGAGCGCAAGGACACCACCACCGTCGCGATGGACTTCGGCCGCATCACGATGAAGGAGGACTACGTCCTCTACCTGTTCGGCACCCCTGGCCAGGAACGCTTCTGGTTCATGTGGGACGAGGTCTCGCTGGGCGCGCTCGGCGCCGTCGTCCTCGCCGACACCCGGCGGCTGTCCGACTGCTTCCCGTCGGTCGACTACTTCGAGCGCCGCAACACCCCGTTCGTCGTCGCGGTCAACTGCTTCGAGGGCGCCAAGCGCTACGACCTGGCGGAGATCGAGATGGCCCTCAACCTGGGCCCCAAGGTCCCCGTCATGCTGTGCGACGCCCGCGACCTGGAGTCGTGCAAGCAGGTCCTGATCAACCTGGTCCTGCACGCC
The sequence above is drawn from the Actinomadura hallensis genome and encodes:
- a CDS encoding sensor histidine kinase, with the translated sequence MRFRNSRLRTKIAALLLSMTALWAFAAWVTLREGVNLLWVNTYDSQLATPSDPLLVELQRERRLTAIWLARSGQGQQAVLNDLREQRARTDKEAAALREGANSGSLRRAADDELEELVDEMLAELDKLGDQRKAIDARAIAREPAVNAYTTTIGAIFRMYEGIGTLDDEEIAQATRNLIEVNQTWEILSQEDALVAGALASGRLTQDDLTQFVRISGARRHATDRAISRLENQDEIAHRRLSSSEALAKLNSVEEQLTAASVGRGSQRLPITPEQWQAATEPALNEMRDTVQEAGQRLVGQATPVAALVIVRLVLAGGLGMLAVIASIIVSITTARALVRQLERLRDAAWELAEKRLPSVVERLGHGEKVDVAAEAPPLRFGSDEIGQVGRAFNAVQETAIRTAVEQAELRRGIRDVLLSLARRTQTLVHRQLTMLDTMERRRDIETKELEELFRLDHLATRMRRNAENLIVLSGALPARGWRNSVPMVDVVRAAVGEVEDYTRVTVLPFGPVELAGRAVGDVTHLLAELIENAVSFSPPDTVVQVGGHLVASGFAIDIEDRGLGMTDEKLAEINARIADPPDFNLQSSVQLGLFVVSKLAERYNVQVSLKRSAYGGTTAVVVIPRDLITEQPPEQPKAATTRNGLEVRRPVAAGARQGAASGPADARTSGATATLSPSSTGPQPSGPALVAVPPPEPEGPEDSAPNGRAADGGAPAQRTPAQVDAAAEGNRRPEDAASQDGGAPPTTQPEDQPPVPEMSTTPSGLPVRVPQANLVEPLRSDEPSAAEEPEEPEVPGRSPEEIQRIMGSYQRGTRQGRSDAARAERQGGRPGVNAAEGEEDQ
- a CDS encoding roadblock/LC7 domain-containing protein, translating into MTQKTGSSSDLGWLLDDLVHRLPHTRSAVVLSADGLLMASSEGVTQDDGEHLAAVAAGIQSLAKGAGVRFGGGPVRQTIIEMQSAFLLVSVAGKGACLAVLADEDADVGLIAYEMAMLVTAMGHHLTSPSRSESAAEGGAQ
- a CDS encoding DUF742 domain-containing protein, with amino-acid sequence MIPPEEPQDQWPDDPLVPESAQERLLDEQAGPMVRPYVMTSGRIEPTRGEFDLITLVVAVGPEPEGAIGLGPEHLAIIRLCQSVMSVAEITGHLDLPVATVRVLLGDLLDKGFVTLQEPEPEADMHDIRLYKAVIDGLRAL
- a CDS encoding GTP-binding protein; its protein translation is MVSGPSSAGGGRRGTRARRLPTAVKIVIAGGFGVGKTTMVGTVSETRPLRTEEMLTDKSVGVDDISGVERKDTTTVAMDFGRITMKEDYVLYLFGTPGQERFWFMWDEVSLGALGAVVLADTRRLSDCFPSVDYFERRNTPFVVAVNCFEGAKRYDLAEIEMALNLGPKVPVMLCDARDLESCKQVLINLVLHAMKIRGVSEDPQPQNA